A region from the Melioribacter roseus P3M-2 genome encodes:
- a CDS encoding thiolase family protein yields MKKVVITHALRTPIGSFNGGLSQLSAPQLGSRVIKAILEKSNIEPSLIDEVIMGNVLTAGIGQAPARQAALYAGLPEKTECLTINKMCGSGLKAVMLAAQAIQCGDADIIIAGGQESMSNAPYLLKDARSGFRLGNSTVYDSILLDGLVDVYENIHMGNCAEICAREFNFTREQLDAFAIESYNRALKAQAEGRFEDEIIEVIIESRKGETIVKTDEEPERVNFEKIPKLKPAFDPKGVVTAANASKINDGAAALLILSEEKAMELGLKPMAEIIAQSSAAKDPVHFTTAPADAIRKVLKKADMKIEDIDLFEINEAFAVVSLAVNELLGLTGENVNVNGGAVALGHPIGASGARILTTLLHEMKKRNSRYGLASLCIGGGEASALIVKNYN; encoded by the coding sequence ATGAAAAAAGTAGTTATCACACACGCTTTAAGAACTCCTATAGGGAGTTTTAACGGGGGATTGAGTCAATTAAGCGCGCCGCAATTAGGAAGCAGAGTAATCAAAGCAATTTTGGAAAAATCAAATATCGAGCCTTCGCTTATTGACGAAGTAATAATGGGAAACGTTTTAACCGCGGGAATCGGGCAGGCTCCGGCGCGTCAGGCTGCTTTGTATGCCGGACTGCCTGAAAAAACCGAATGCCTTACGATTAACAAAATGTGCGGCAGCGGTCTTAAAGCCGTTATGCTCGCCGCTCAGGCAATCCAATGCGGAGACGCCGATATTATTATCGCCGGCGGACAGGAGAGTATGTCGAACGCGCCTTACCTTCTGAAAGACGCGCGCTCGGGATTCCGATTGGGTAATTCAACCGTCTACGACTCGATTTTATTGGACGGATTGGTGGATGTTTATGAAAATATTCATATGGGAAATTGCGCCGAAATTTGCGCAAGGGAATTTAATTTTACGCGCGAACAACTGGACGCTTTTGCAATCGAATCTTATAACAGAGCTTTAAAAGCTCAGGCTGAAGGTCGCTTTGAAGACGAAATCATCGAAGTGATAATCGAATCCCGTAAGGGCGAAACTATTGTAAAAACAGACGAAGAGCCGGAACGCGTTAACTTCGAAAAGATACCGAAGCTGAAACCCGCTTTCGATCCGAAAGGCGTCGTAACCGCTGCGAATGCGTCGAAAATTAACGACGGAGCCGCAGCTTTGCTGATTTTGAGCGAAGAAAAAGCTATGGAACTCGGTCTTAAACCGATGGCGGAAATAATTGCGCAAAGCTCCGCCGCCAAAGACCCAGTGCATTTTACTACAGCCCCTGCCGATGCGATACGGAAAGTATTGAAAAAAGCCGACATGAAAATTGAAGATATCGATCTTTTCGAAATCAACGAAGCCTTCGCGGTTGTGTCGCTTGCCGTAAATGAGTTACTCGGATTGACAGGCGAAAATGTAAATGTAAACGGAGGCGCGGTAGCTTTGGGCCATCCGATAGGCGCAAGCGGCGCAAGAATATTAACAACGCTTTTACACGAAATGAAAAAAAGGAACTCCAGATACGGATTGGCTTCTTTATGTATCGGAGGAGGCGAGGCTTCGGCATTGATTGTAAAAAATTACAACTGA